In Pocillopora verrucosa isolate sample1 chromosome 13, ASM3666991v2, whole genome shotgun sequence, one genomic interval encodes:
- the LOC131796994 gene encoding uncharacterized protein isoform X3: MGCGSSIHPFSISKDATYRLWSPVSKMGDGVMKRHPTENKVFCDGTFKEPDDNNEDKQYALKRNGNEITTEEKDKIHDKSHLFESQGFGGFRILKLFEEELYLGCDHTGEVTLVENPFLLYPNPQTLFILYKVRY, translated from the exons ATGGGCTGTGGATCCAGTATACACCCATTCTCCATATCCAAGGACGCTACTTATCGACTATGGAGCCCAGTAAGCAAAATGGGTGACGGTGTTATGAAGAGGCATCCCACTGAAAACAAAGTGTTTTGCGATGGAACTTTTAAGGAGCCTGATGATAACA ACGAAGATAAACAATACGCATTGAAACGTAATGGAAACGAAATCACAACCGAG gaaaaagatAAGATTCATGACAAGAGCCATCTTTTCGAGTCCCAGGGATTCGGTGGCTTCAGGATACTCAAACTCTTTGAAGAGGAACTCTACTTGGGATGTGACCACACTGGCGAAGTAACTCTGGTTGAAAATCCTTTTCTTTTGTACCCAAACCCTCAAACTCTTTTCATCCTCTACAAAGTTCGTTACTGA
- the LOC131796994 gene encoding uncharacterized protein isoform X2: MGCGSSIHPFSISKDATYRLWSPVSKMGDGVMKRHPTENKVFCDGTFKEPDDNTTMKMEVKPQGTNNPHCFALLFKDEDKQYALKRNGNEITTEEKDKIHDKSHLFESQGFGGFRILKLFEEELYLGCDHTGEVTLVENPFLLYPNPQTLFILYKVRY; this comes from the exons ATGGGCTGTGGATCCAGTATACACCCATTCTCCATATCCAAGGACGCTACTTATCGACTATGGAGCCCAGTAAGCAAAATGGGTGACGGTGTTATGAAGAGGCATCCCACTGAAAACAAAGTGTTTTGCGATGGAACTTTTAAGGAGCCTGATGATAACA CTACTATGAAAATGGAGGTTAAACCGCAGGGGACTAACAATCCCCATTGTTTTGCCCTCTTATTCAAAGACGAAGATAAACAATACGCATTGAAACGTAATGGAAACGAAATCACAACCGAG gaaaaagatAAGATTCATGACAAGAGCCATCTTTTCGAGTCCCAGGGATTCGGTGGCTTCAGGATACTCAAACTCTTTGAAGAGGAACTCTACTTGGGATGTGACCACACTGGCGAAGTAACTCTGGTTGAAAATCCTTTTCTTTTGTACCCAAACCCTCAAACTCTTTTCATCCTCTACAAAGTTCGTTACTGA
- the LOC131796994 gene encoding adenosine receptor A3-like isoform X1: MDFNSWNIFWSSAFGLLAVLIILGNFFSICVFHRKKSCKRSYFLLISLAVADLMVGLFAIPLFIKGSSTEHSYLWRLVSKSFEAFTGLTSIYTLAVISLERLFAILCPLRHRTLTSRNYIYAIAIPWIAAAIFIAVIILKPKGSVKHPSYKFFPFLFLITPLLTMCVAYYSIWIKQKSTKGIRNHRAARESKLAKTLFLVTGASLLTWTPFQIMNNLFLFQGLQISLTVFYLSKILQFSNSLVNVVIYPLRIPEFKTTLKNIIHCCRAASQRATTARSQPVVPLNKITHSHHSLTSLLTK; encoded by the coding sequence ATGGATTTCAACTCATGGAACATTTTTTGGAGTTCGGCTTTTGGACTGTTAGCGGTACTGATCATTTTGGGAAACTTCTTCTCCATCTGCGTATTCCACCGAAAGAAATCATGCAAACGATCTTACTTTCTACTAATCAGTTTGGCTGTTGCTGATTTAATGGTCGGATTGTTTGCAATTCCACTTTTTATAAAAGGGAGCAGCACGGAACATTCTTATTTGTGGCGGCTCGTGTCAAAGTCTTTTGAAGCTTTCACTGGTTTAACGTCCATCTATACACTAGCAGTCATTTCCTTGGAGAGATTGTTTGCCATCTTATGCCCTCTACGCCACAGAACTCTGACATCTCGTAATTACATCTACGCTATTGCCATACCGTGGATCGCAGCAGCAATTTTCATTGCTGTTATTATTCTTAAACCTAAGGGGAGTGTAAAACATCCAAGTTataagttttttcctttcctctttctGATCACGCCATTGTTAACCATGTGTGTCGCGTATTATAGTATTTGGATCAAACAGAAATCTACGAAGGGAATCCGAAATCACAGAGCTGCAAGAGAATCAAAATTAGccaaaactttatttttggtAACAGGAGCTTCTCTTTTAACTTGGACTCCATTTCAAATTatgaataatttgtttttgtttcaaggtTTGCAGATTTCTTTGACAGTTTTCTACCTGAGCAAGATTTTACAGTTTAGCAACTCGCTTGTGAACGTAGTAATTTATCCCTTAAGAATTCCAGAATTTAAGACAACTCTCAAGAACATAATTCATTGTTGTAGGGCTGCATCTCAGAGAGCTACAACTGCACGCTCCCAACCAGTTGTTCCTTTGAACAAAATCACTCACTCACATCACTCACTCACAAGTCTActtacaaaatga